The Paenibacillus uliginis N3/975 genome has a window encoding:
- a CDS encoding condensation domain-containing protein: protein MAPSEKKVKMTDEQMYLFLFSQRNTNAFHEYWITSLEGELDPIQLEKAAQMIVDRHEALRITKFKDGYQYISSHVDFKLNHVDLSVTSNLNDEIMLGHIKNEIDRPFDLTEGPDSLMRCTLFKIADKRYIFVFVVHHLAADGWSLGIIRDELITLYSNDSMHSNLLPEPVSYSSYLEWVESRGAEQREELESFWIERLSRTCKPNMFEMTNDSSLLGSKGVESFVLDVELVNELKKFSKKHAITLYMSLLSAYRILLYRLSDNEEIVIGTPVSGQLLMEANHLVGHCVKMLPLYVDLDDEKEVGTFVKEVKNEVQTATQYQHFSYEELMKLAQSRNIALSLPEIKTVFNMDKKLPGSITMPGLSITNNVELDEQLAMESKYNLFLDIVEDSNGELNVKFEFDKGIISEEVCKVWAMYYKNLLVQMVQNETMKLYELEM, encoded by the coding sequence ATGGCTCCGTCCGAGAAAAAGGTCAAAATGACTGATGAACAAATGTATTTGTTTTTATTCTCACAGCGAAACACAAACGCATTTCATGAATATTGGATCACTTCATTGGAAGGAGAGCTAGATCCGATTCAGTTGGAGAAAGCAGCCCAGATGATTGTTGATCGACATGAAGCGTTGCGAATAACGAAGTTCAAAGATGGGTATCAATATATTTCCTCTCATGTTGACTTTAAGTTAAACCATGTCGATCTATCAGTGACATCTAATTTAAATGATGAGATTATGTTGGGCCATATTAAGAACGAAATTGATCGTCCATTTGATTTGACTGAAGGTCCAGACTCATTGATGCGTTGTACGCTGTTTAAGATAGCTGACAAGCGCTATATTTTTGTATTTGTCGTGCATCATTTAGCTGCTGACGGCTGGTCACTAGGAATCATAAGGGATGAGTTAATTACATTGTATAGCAACGATTCTATGCATTCTAACTTGTTACCTGAACCGGTTTCTTATAGTTCTTATTTAGAATGGGTTGAATCCCGTGGAGCAGAACAGCGAGAGGAATTGGAATCTTTTTGGATAGAGAGACTCTCCAGAACATGCAAACCAAACATGTTTGAGATGACAAATGATTCCTCCCTATTAGGGTCTAAGGGCGTAGAGTCCTTTGTACTTGATGTAGAATTAGTTAATGAACTGAAAAAATTCAGTAAAAAACATGCAATTACACTATATATGAGCTTATTGAGCGCATATCGGATATTACTATATAGATTGTCGGATAACGAAGAGATTGTCATTGGAACTCCTGTATCCGGACAACTGTTAATGGAAGCTAATCATCTAGTAGGGCATTGTGTGAAGATGCTGCCCCTTTATGTAGACTTAGATGATGAAAAAGAAGTAGGTACATTTGTAAAAGAAGTAAAAAATGAAGTGCAAACGGCTACGCAATATCAGCATTTTTCTTATGAAGAGCTGATGAAGCTTGCTCAGAGCCGAAATATTGCGTTATCTCTTCCTGAGATTAAAACGGTATTTAACATGGATAAAAAGCTGCCAGGTTCTATAACTATGCCGGGCTTATCCATAACGAATAATGTTGAGTTAGATGAGCAGCTTGCCATGGAAAGCAAATATAATTTATTTCTCGATATTGTTGAAGATAGTAACGGCGAACTCAATGTGAAATTTGAATTCGACAAAGGCATCATCTCCGAGGAAGTATGTAAAGTCTGGGCTATGTACTATAAAAATTTGCTGGTTCAGATGGTTCAAAACGAAACTATGAAACTATATGAATTGGAAATGTAA